From the Hyphomicrobium sp. ghe19 genome, one window contains:
- a CDS encoding 3-deoxy-manno-octulosonate cytidylyltransferase, with the protein MAQETLILIPARMQATRLPGKPLADIHGKPMIVHVWRRAVEANAGRVIVATDSAEILQAVKAAGGEAVMTRADHASGSDRIHEAVTKVDPARKAEIIVNLQGDLPTLDPRLVLDCVAPLASGETDIATLAALISDDEERLNPNVVKVVGTPIGENRLRALYFTRATAPHGEGPHFHHIGIYAYRRDSLERFVGLPPAVLEKREKLEQLRALEAQMRIDVAIVDTVPLGVDTPADLERARRLIAP; encoded by the coding sequence GTGGCCCAAGAGACTCTGATCCTCATACCGGCGCGGATGCAGGCGACGCGGCTTCCCGGCAAGCCGCTCGCCGACATTCATGGAAAGCCGATGATCGTCCACGTCTGGCGGCGTGCGGTCGAAGCGAACGCAGGGCGCGTCATCGTCGCGACCGACAGCGCCGAGATTTTACAGGCTGTGAAAGCGGCCGGCGGCGAGGCCGTCATGACACGCGCCGACCACGCATCGGGCTCGGATCGCATCCACGAGGCCGTCACCAAGGTCGATCCGGCGCGGAAAGCGGAGATTATCGTCAATCTACAGGGCGACCTGCCGACGCTCGATCCGCGGCTCGTATTGGATTGTGTCGCGCCGCTCGCGTCGGGTGAAACGGATATCGCGACGCTTGCCGCGCTCATTTCCGATGACGAGGAGCGTCTCAATCCGAACGTCGTCAAGGTCGTCGGGACGCCGATCGGTGAGAACCGGCTCCGGGCGCTTTATTTCACGCGCGCGACCGCGCCTCACGGTGAGGGGCCGCACTTTCATCACATCGGGATCTACGCTTATCGCCGCGATAGTCTCGAACGCTTCGTCGGGCTGCCTCCAGCGGTTCTCGAGAAACGCGAAAAGCTTGAACAATTACGGGCACTTGAGGCTCAGATGCGCATCGACGTCGCTATCGTTGACACCGTTCCTCTCGGTGTCGATACTCCCGCCGACCTTGAGCGCGCCCGCCGCCTCATCGCGCCTTAG
- a CDS encoding prephenate dehydratase, translating to MTNQSGSELGAGKISYQGEPGANSHLAAREAYPDFESVAYPTFEDALAAVKTGEAQYAMIPVENSVAGRVADIHHLLPDAGLYIVGEHFLRVRHQLMAKPEASMSTIKRVMSHTQALGQCRNTLRMLGLKPVPEADTAGSARLVAESDDVTTGAIASRLAAEIYGLKILKSDIEDQEHNTTRFVILAKDPDDAEPGNGPVMTTFLFRVRNVPAALYKALGGFATNGVNMTKLESYQEEGTFNATMFIADIEGHPVDRPVQLALEELSFFSTQTKIFGTYPASPFRKEARELAASGLVPIKRPG from the coding sequence ATGACAAATCAATCAGGCTCCGAGCTCGGCGCCGGCAAAATCTCGTACCAAGGCGAGCCGGGGGCGAATTCGCATCTGGCGGCGCGCGAAGCTTATCCCGATTTCGAAAGCGTCGCCTATCCGACGTTCGAGGACGCCTTGGCGGCGGTCAAAACGGGGGAAGCGCAGTACGCGATGATCCCGGTCGAAAACTCCGTCGCCGGACGTGTCGCCGACATCCATCATCTCCTGCCCGATGCCGGTCTCTATATCGTCGGCGAGCACTTTCTGCGGGTGCGCCACCAGCTGATGGCGAAGCCCGAAGCCAGCATGTCGACGATCAAGCGTGTGATGAGCCACACGCAGGCGCTCGGTCAGTGCCGGAACACGCTGCGCATGCTCGGCTTGAAGCCAGTTCCGGAAGCCGACACCGCCGGGTCCGCGCGCCTTGTCGCGGAAAGCGACGACGTTACGACGGGCGCCATCGCGTCGCGGCTTGCCGCCGAAATCTACGGCCTCAAGATCCTGAAGAGCGACATCGAGGATCAGGAGCACAACACGACGCGGTTCGTCATTCTGGCGAAGGACCCGGACGACGCGGAGCCTGGAAACGGCCCCGTCATGACCACGTTCCTCTTCCGGGTCCGCAACGTGCCCGCGGCCCTCTACAAGGCGCTCGGCGGGTTTGCGACGAACGGCGTCAACATGACGAAGCTCGAGAGCTATCAGGAAGAAGGCACCTTCAACGCGACGATGTTCATCGCCGATATCGAAGGCCACCCGGTCGACCGGCCCGTTCAGTTGGCGCTGGAAGAGCTTTCGTTTTTCTCGACGCAGACGAAAATTTTCGGCACCTATCCGGCGAGCCCATTCCGAAAGGAAGCCCGCGAGCTTGCCGCAAGCGGCCTCGTGCCGATCAAGCGCCCTGGTTGA
- a CDS encoding DNA polymerase III subunit gamma/tau — translation MAKKKSDASDGVEASGGSEPAKPYVVLARKYRPATFDDLIGQSAMVTTLRNAFASGRIAQGYMLTGVRGVGKTTTARILARALNYEAPGYDKPTIDMPGLGVHCKDIMEGRHPDVLEMDAASNTGVDNIREIIESSQYTPLVARTKVFLIDEVHMLSKGAFNALLKTLEEPPAHVRFIFATTEIRKVPVTVLSRCQRFDLRRVEQPVLAEHFQKIVGAEGASADADALQLIARAAEGSVRDGLSILDQAIAMGEGHVTAAKVRDMLGLADRARIFDLAECLFRGDVAGAIQGLSSLHRDGAEAAEIVSDLAEAVHAIARVKAVGEEPAGEGLTAEEKARLKDLAGRLSMPYLSRAWQMLVKGFEETARAPNPRVAAEMVLIRLAYTSDLPTPDELIRALGGGAVPARRPALPAGDGGGAGDQRQPLNSRASAPVAESFDDEAVDAFEFDDGEPIGDDEDDGESPSAFPLANPRSFDEVIALTSAKRDVKLTIHLEDHVSLVKFDATAGSIDLFLFPEAPPELPNELREKLNAWTNRRWVVLLSKEAGAPAVGAVRRQREAAELESLKAHPAVRAVLEAFPDAKIAEVRRIVGRETDTDSESEAV, via the coding sequence ATGGCAAAGAAAAAATCAGATGCGTCGGACGGCGTCGAGGCTTCTGGCGGCTCAGAGCCCGCGAAGCCTTATGTCGTCCTGGCGCGTAAGTACCGTCCGGCGACGTTCGACGATCTGATCGGGCAGTCGGCCATGGTGACGACGCTCCGGAACGCCTTTGCGTCGGGGCGGATCGCTCAAGGCTATATGCTGACCGGCGTGCGCGGCGTCGGCAAGACGACGACGGCGCGAATTCTGGCGCGCGCGCTCAATTATGAAGCGCCCGGCTACGACAAGCCGACGATCGACATGCCGGGTCTCGGCGTTCACTGTAAAGACATCATGGAGGGCCGTCATCCGGACGTGCTCGAAATGGACGCCGCGTCGAACACCGGCGTCGACAACATTCGCGAAATCATCGAGAGTTCGCAGTACACGCCGCTCGTTGCGCGCACCAAAGTCTTCCTCATCGACGAGGTTCACATGCTGTCGAAGGGCGCGTTCAACGCGCTCCTGAAGACGCTTGAAGAGCCGCCGGCGCACGTCCGCTTCATCTTCGCGACGACGGAGATCCGCAAGGTTCCCGTGACCGTGCTGTCCCGCTGCCAGCGGTTCGATCTGCGCCGCGTCGAGCAGCCGGTGCTTGCCGAACATTTTCAAAAAATCGTCGGTGCCGAGGGTGCGAGCGCCGATGCGGATGCTTTGCAACTGATCGCGCGGGCGGCCGAGGGCTCGGTTCGCGACGGACTTTCCATTCTCGATCAGGCCATCGCCATGGGCGAGGGGCATGTGACCGCCGCGAAGGTGCGCGACATGCTCGGTCTCGCCGACCGCGCACGCATTTTCGATCTCGCCGAATGCCTGTTCCGCGGGGATGTCGCCGGTGCAATTCAAGGGCTGTCGTCGCTGCATCGCGACGGCGCCGAGGCGGCCGAGATCGTGTCCGACCTTGCCGAAGCGGTGCATGCCATCGCGCGCGTCAAAGCCGTTGGCGAAGAGCCTGCGGGCGAAGGCCTGACGGCTGAAGAGAAAGCGCGGTTAAAAGATCTCGCGGGCCGGCTTTCCATGCCATACCTGTCGCGCGCGTGGCAGATGCTCGTCAAAGGTTTCGAGGAAACGGCGCGGGCGCCCAATCCGCGCGTCGCGGCCGAGATGGTTCTCATTCGCCTTGCGTACACGTCGGATCTGCCGACGCCGGACGAGTTGATCCGGGCGCTCGGTGGCGGCGCAGTGCCGGCGCGGCGTCCGGCTCTTCCCGCGGGCGACGGCGGCGGCGCTGGCGACCAACGCCAGCCGCTCAATTCGCGCGCCAGCGCCCCGGTTGCCGAAAGCTTCGACGACGAGGCGGTGGACGCGTTCGAGTTCGACGACGGCGAGCCGATCGGCGACGACGAAGACGATGGAGAAAGTCCGAGTGCTTTTCCTCTCGCCAATCCGCGTTCGTTCGACGAGGTCATCGCGCTTACGAGCGCGAAGCGCGATGTGAAGCTCACGATCCATCTCGAAGATCATGTGAGCCTCGTGAAATTCGATGCGACCGCTGGGTCGATCGATCTCTTTCTTTTTCCCGAGGCGCCTCCGGAGCTGCCCAACGAGCTTCGCGAGAAGCTCAATGCCTGGACGAACCGGCGCTGGGTCGTTTTGCTTTCGAAAGAAGCCGGTGCTCCGGCCGTCGGCGCCGTGCGCAGACAACGCGAAGCGGCCGAACTCGAATCGCTGAAAGCGCATCCGGCGGTGCGTGCCGTGCTCGAAGCGTTTCCCGATGCGAAGATCGCAGAGGTGCGGCGAATCGTCGGCCGTGAGACTGATACGGACAGCGAGAGTGAAGCCGTCTAA
- a CDS encoding YbaB/EbfC family nucleoid-associated protein: MKDIMGMMKQVGQMQARLKEMQDDLAKAEHEGQSGGGLVHLTVDGKGEVKRVRIDPSLMKPDEVEILEDLIVAAAVDARSKVDTAMQDKMAEITGGLPLPPGMKLF, from the coding sequence ATGAAAGACATTATGGGAATGATGAAGCAGGTGGGCCAGATGCAGGCTCGCCTCAAAGAGATGCAGGACGATCTCGCCAAGGCCGAACATGAAGGCCAGTCGGGCGGCGGTCTCGTGCATCTGACCGTCGACGGCAAAGGCGAAGTGAAACGCGTGCGGATCGATCCGAGCCTGATGAAGCCGGACGAAGTCGAGATTCTCGAAGATCTGATCGTTGCCGCGGCGGTGGACGCGCGCAGCAAGGTCGATACGGCCATGCAGGACAAGATGGCCGAGATCACCGGCGGCCTTCCGTTGCCGCCAGGCATGAAGCTTTTCTAG
- the recR gene encoding recombination mediator RecR: protein MSRKTAGPEIERLVQLLARLPGLGPRSSRKAVLSLLKRRNELLVPLSEALQQAIAKIAECPVCGNLDTVSPCSICADPRRDTSLIVVVEEVGDLWALERAGVVSAQYHVLGGHLSPLDGVGPDKLNIASLVGRAQSPTVKEILLALNATVEGQSTAHFISDQLVSADVTVSRLAQGVPIGGELDYLDDGTLAAAFKARRKL, encoded by the coding sequence ATGTCTCGCAAAACCGCAGGCCCTGAAATCGAGCGCCTCGTGCAGCTGCTGGCGCGGTTGCCGGGGCTCGGGCCGCGCTCGTCGCGCAAGGCGGTGCTGTCGCTGCTCAAGCGGCGCAACGAGCTGCTCGTTCCTTTATCGGAAGCTTTGCAGCAGGCGATCGCGAAAATCGCGGAATGTCCCGTGTGCGGAAATCTCGATACGGTTTCGCCGTGCAGCATTTGCGCCGATCCGCGCCGCGATACGAGCTTGATCGTGGTCGTCGAGGAGGTTGGCGATCTGTGGGCGCTCGAACGTGCGGGCGTCGTCTCGGCGCAATATCACGTGCTCGGCGGGCATCTGTCGCCGCTCGACGGCGTCGGTCCGGACAAGCTCAACATCGCGAGCCTCGTTGGGCGGGCGCAATCACCGACAGTCAAAGAAATTCTGCTCGCGCTCAACGCCACCGTCGAAGGCCAATCGACGGCGCATTTTATTTCGGATCAACTCGTGTCGGCGGACGTTACGGTATCGCGCCTTGCGCAAGGCGTTCCGATCGGCGGCGAACTCGATTATCTCGACGATGGTACGCTCGCCGCCGCGTTCAAAGCCCGGCGCAAACTATAA
- a CDS encoding MATE family efflux transporter, which produces MTDVEIVRRRNEGPRFVTGSLLRHILSMTTAGAVGLMAIFIGDLANIYFLSRLGDEAIVAAVGYASSILFFSTSIGIGLSIAATSLIAPALGARRRVRARRLSANAHVLTFLFSAAASVAIWFAIRPLLELLGATGRTLELASFYLVVLVPTLPLLSLGMTSAAVLRSVGDARRAMHVTLSGAIVNTILDLVFIVHFGLGLEGAVLSSLLARIVIMGVGLYGVISVHDLMGRPKIATLKQDASPFCLIAGPAVLTNIAPAVGNGYITLAISAYGDAAVAAWAIIGRITPVAFGAIYALSGTVGPILGQNFGARSPSRMRDVFTLSLLTMAAFTGLAWLILALVAHPLASLFKAGPEARDLIVFFCRWLSPLFVFLGTVFITNAVFNTLGRAHLSTLLNWGRATVGTVPFVLLGGKYYGAEGVLAGNMIGGVAFGLIAIMAGYRLIARVGETLKL; this is translated from the coding sequence ATGACAGACGTCGAGATCGTTCGTCGTCGTAATGAAGGTCCGAGGTTCGTCACCGGGTCGCTCCTCCGCCACATTCTGTCGATGACGACGGCAGGCGCCGTCGGGTTGATGGCGATCTTCATCGGCGACCTTGCAAACATCTATTTTCTGTCGCGCCTTGGCGACGAAGCGATCGTCGCGGCGGTTGGATATGCGAGTTCGATTCTCTTTTTTTCGACGTCGATCGGCATAGGATTGTCGATTGCCGCGACGTCGCTGATCGCGCCGGCGCTGGGTGCCCGCAGACGTGTTCGCGCACGCCGGTTGTCGGCGAACGCGCACGTACTCACATTTCTATTTTCAGCGGCCGCCAGCGTTGCGATCTGGTTTGCCATTCGGCCTCTGCTCGAACTTCTCGGCGCGACCGGCCGCACACTCGAATTGGCGAGCTTCTATCTCGTCGTCCTGGTGCCGACGCTGCCGCTTCTTTCGCTCGGCATGACGTCGGCGGCTGTGCTGCGTTCGGTCGGGGACGCGCGCCGCGCCATGCACGTCACGTTGTCCGGCGCCATCGTCAACACGATCCTCGACCTCGTTTTCATCGTGCATTTCGGACTTGGCCTGGAAGGCGCGGTGCTGTCGTCGTTGCTGGCACGCATCGTGATCATGGGCGTCGGCCTCTACGGCGTCATCTCGGTTCACGATCTGATGGGGCGGCCGAAAATCGCAACGCTCAAGCAAGATGCTTCGCCCTTCTGCCTCATCGCCGGCCCTGCGGTGCTGACCAATATCGCGCCGGCGGTCGGGAACGGTTACATCACGCTCGCGATTTCGGCCTATGGAGATGCCGCGGTTGCGGCCTGGGCCATTATCGGACGTATTACGCCGGTCGCGTTCGGGGCGATTTACGCGCTCTCAGGCACCGTGGGGCCCATTCTCGGGCAGAACTTCGGCGCTCGCTCGCCGTCACGAATGCGGGATGTTTTCACGCTGTCGCTGTTGACGATGGCTGCGTTCACGGGCCTCGCGTGGCTCATTCTGGCACTCGTCGCGCATCCGCTTGCCAGCCTCTTCAAGGCGGGACCGGAGGCGCGCGATCTGATCGTCTTTTTCTGTCGCTGGCTGTCGCCGCTGTTCGTTTTTCTCGGCACGGTTTTCATCACCAACGCGGTATTCAATACGCTCGGTCGCGCCCACCTCTCGACGCTGTTGAATTGGGGGAGGGCGACCGTCGGAACCGTGCCGTTCGTGCTGCTCGGCGGCAAGTATTACGGGGCCGAAGGCGTGCTGGCCGGAAATATGATCGGTGGCGTCGCGTTCGGTTTGATTGCCATAATGGCGGGATACAGGCTGATCGCCCGGGTTGGGGAAACGCTGAAGCTTTAG
- a CDS encoding NAD-dependent epimerase/dehydratase family protein, which produces MSEGTGLAIAQRILVTGASGFIGQHVVRMLADRGYSVRAASRQPIVFDSPRVEGVAVGDMSRSFAAEFLVRGVDAVVHAAGLSHARTNLPDAAYTAINVDATRQLARAARAARVKRFVLMSSIRAQVGATHPGVVTETTFPTPTDAYGRSKLAAEGVLAKMLEGSPTHWTVLRPVLVYGGGVRGNMATLMRLAALPLPLPFAALKARRSLLSIGNLLSAIQYVLQTQTAENATFIVADPAPLTIAEIIRALRRGAGRPEMLLPVPEGSLVALLRMVGKPHFADRLTGDLVVDAVRLRRIGWAPPEDTLGALAASARAGPSSEHPKPPRYRAARH; this is translated from the coding sequence ATGTCCGAGGGAACCGGCTTGGCCATTGCGCAGCGCATTCTCGTCACCGGCGCATCTGGCTTCATCGGCCAGCACGTGGTCCGGATGCTTGCCGACCGCGGTTACAGCGTTCGCGCGGCTTCGCGCCAGCCGATCGTCTTCGACAGTCCGCGGGTCGAGGGCGTGGCCGTCGGCGACATGTCGCGATCGTTCGCCGCCGAATTTCTGGTTCGGGGTGTCGATGCGGTGGTGCATGCGGCCGGTTTGTCTCATGCCCGCACGAATTTGCCCGATGCCGCCTATACGGCGATCAATGTTGATGCAACTCGCCAGCTTGCCCGGGCGGCCCGCGCGGCGCGCGTGAAGCGGTTCGTCCTGATGTCCTCCATTCGCGCGCAAGTGGGTGCGACGCATCCGGGCGTCGTCACCGAGACGACGTTTCCGACGCCGACGGACGCCTATGGCCGGTCGAAGCTCGCGGCCGAGGGAGTTCTTGCAAAGATGCTCGAGGGATCGCCGACGCATTGGACGGTGCTTCGTCCCGTGCTCGTCTACGGCGGTGGGGTCAGAGGCAATATGGCGACGTTGATGCGGCTTGCCGCCCTGCCGTTGCCGCTGCCATTCGCAGCGCTCAAGGCTCGCAGGTCGCTACTCAGTATCGGCAATCTGCTCAGTGCCATTCAATACGTGCTGCAAACCCAAACGGCCGAGAACGCGACATTCATCGTGGCCGACCCGGCGCCGTTAACAATAGCGGAGATCATTCGGGCGTTACGCCGGGGCGCCGGGCGGCCCGAAATGCTCCTGCCGGTTCCGGAAGGGTCCCTCGTGGCGTTGCTTCGGATGGTCGGAAAGCCGCATTTCGCGGACCGGCTGACGGGCGATCTCGTCGTCGATGCCGTGCGCCTCAGGCGGATCGGATGGGCCCCGCCGGAGGATACCCTGGGGGCGCTCGCAGCTTCGGCGCGGGCGGGTCCCAGCTCCGAGCATCCAAAACCTCCACGGTATAGAGCCGCACGCCATTGA
- the def gene encoding peptide deformylase: MAVLPIITIPDPVLRKISDPVERVDDAVVKLMDDMLETMYDAPGVGLAAVQVGILKRVVVIDAAEDKEAPRPIAMANPELVAIGQTTRVHEEGCLSIPDVHVEIERPSTVTVRYIDRYGKEQELEADGLLATAIQHEIDHLDGQLIIDFLSRLKRDIIIRKFKKQVRTGGD; encoded by the coding sequence ATGGCTGTTCTTCCGATCATCACCATTCCTGATCCCGTGCTGCGCAAGATCTCCGATCCTGTCGAGCGCGTGGACGATGCCGTCGTCAAGCTGATGGACGACATGCTCGAGACTATGTACGACGCGCCGGGCGTTGGGCTTGCCGCCGTGCAGGTCGGCATTCTGAAGCGGGTCGTCGTCATCGACGCGGCGGAGGACAAAGAGGCCCCGAGGCCGATCGCCATGGCAAACCCGGAACTCGTCGCCATCGGGCAGACGACCCGAGTACATGAAGAGGGCTGCCTTTCCATTCCGGATGTGCACGTCGAGATCGAGCGGCCGTCGACGGTGACCGTGCGCTATATCGACCGCTACGGCAAAGAGCAGGAACTCGAGGCGGACGGCTTGCTTGCCACGGCCATTCAGCACGAGATCGATCATCTCGACGGACAGCTGATCATAGATTTCCTTTCGCGGCTGAAGCGCGACATCATCATCCGCAAGTTCAAGAAGCAGGTCCGGACGGGCGGAGACTGA
- the fmt gene encoding methionyl-tRNA formyltransferase translates to MPLNIVFMGTPDFSVPVLDAIASAGHRVVAVYSQPPRPAGRGMAEVKSPVQRRAEARGFEVRTPVNFKSEADREAFAALNADAAVVVAYGLLLPKPVLDATRLGCFNVHASKLPRWRGAAPIQRAIMAGDTVTAVNIMRMEQGLDTGPVCLGRDVPISGSMTAGELHDELSTLGASLMVEALAKVEAGEITCVPQPAEGATYAAKIGKGETRIDFSRPASEVINHIRGLSPAPGAWFEIAIGGKAERIRVLTATAADGTAEPGTLIDDNLTIACGTGAVRVERLQRAGKQPMAAADFLRGTRLAAGLRLAC, encoded by the coding sequence ATGCCGCTCAATATCGTCTTCATGGGGACACCCGATTTCTCGGTGCCGGTGCTCGATGCGATCGCGTCGGCCGGACATCGGGTTGTCGCCGTCTACAGCCAGCCGCCTCGACCCGCCGGGCGCGGCATGGCGGAAGTCAAATCTCCCGTTCAGCGCCGTGCCGAAGCGCGGGGATTTGAAGTCCGGACGCCGGTGAACTTCAAAAGCGAAGCGGATCGCGAGGCCTTCGCGGCGCTCAACGCCGACGCGGCCGTGGTCGTCGCGTACGGTCTGCTGTTGCCGAAGCCGGTCCTCGATGCGACGCGGCTCGGCTGTTTCAACGTCCACGCTTCGAAGCTGCCGCGATGGCGCGGAGCCGCGCCTATCCAGCGCGCCATCATGGCGGGCGATACGGTGACGGCCGTCAACATCATGCGGATGGAGCAGGGGCTCGACACGGGGCCGGTCTGCCTCGGCAGGGACGTTCCCATTTCCGGCAGCATGACTGCCGGAGAATTGCACGACGAGCTGTCGACGCTCGGCGCATCGCTGATGGTGGAAGCGCTTGCCAAGGTCGAGGCGGGCGAGATTACTTGCGTGCCGCAGCCGGCCGAGGGCGCGACCTATGCCGCCAAGATCGGCAAGGGCGAGACGCGTATCGATTTCTCGCGCCCAGCGAGCGAAGTCATCAATCACATTCGCGGGCTGTCACCCGCTCCCGGCGCGTGGTTCGAGATCGCGATTGGCGGCAAGGCCGAACGGATCAGGGTCCTGACGGCGACGGCGGCCGACGGGACGGCCGAGCCCGGCACGCTCATCGACGACAATCTGACGATCGCTTGCGGCACTGGCGCCGTTCGCGTCGAAAGACTGCAGCGGGCCGGAAAGCAACCGATGGCTGCAGCAGACTTCCTTCGTGGCACGCGGCTCGCGGCCGGGTTACGTCTCGCCTGTTAA
- the truA gene encoding tRNA pseudouridine(38-40) synthase TruA, translated as MPRYRITIEYDGTPFVGWQRQAEGLSIQGLLEDAIRKFTGETVGVRGAGRTDAGVHALGQVAHVDLTKDWAASRVRDAMNFHLRPHPIGIVASDPIDPTFDARFSAVMRHYRYRLLTRRAPPILDKNRVWWTMRDLDAEAMADAAKVFVGRHDFTTFRAAQCQAPSPVKTLDVFDIRRSGDEIVCEISARSFLHHQVRSMVGSLKLVGEGKWSREDIVSALAARNREACGTVSPASGLYLVGVDYPEDAVKPSSYPPSRSPETPDV; from the coding sequence ATGCCGCGCTACCGCATTACCATCGAATACGACGGCACGCCTTTTGTCGGCTGGCAGAGACAGGCCGAGGGCCTATCGATCCAAGGCCTGCTCGAAGACGCAATTCGTAAATTCACCGGCGAAACCGTCGGCGTGCGCGGGGCGGGCCGGACCGACGCAGGCGTTCATGCGCTGGGGCAGGTCGCGCATGTCGATCTGACGAAGGATTGGGCGGCCTCGCGCGTGCGCGACGCGATGAATTTTCATCTGCGTCCGCATCCGATCGGAATCGTTGCGTCGGACCCCATCGATCCCACGTTCGACGCACGCTTCAGTGCAGTGATGCGCCATTACAGATACCGGCTTCTGACCCGTCGCGCGCCGCCGATCCTCGACAAAAATCGTGTCTGGTGGACGATGCGCGATCTCGATGCCGAGGCGATGGCCGATGCCGCCAAGGTCTTCGTCGGACGACACGACTTCACGACATTCCGCGCGGCGCAATGCCAGGCGCCCTCGCCCGTGAAGACGCTCGATGTCTTCGACATCAGGCGTTCGGGCGACGAAATCGTTTGCGAGATTTCGGCGCGGTCGTTTCTGCACCATCAGGTGCGGTCGATGGTCGGCAGCCTGAAGCTCGTCGGCGAAGGGAAGTGGTCGCGCGAGGATATCGTTTCGGCGCTCGCCGCGCGCAATCGAGAGGCGTGCGGGACGGTGTCGCCCGCATCAGGCCTCTATCTCGTTGGTGTGGATTATCCCGAGGACGCCGTTAAGCCGTCTTCGTATCCTCCGTCACGATCGCCAGAAACTCCTGACGTGTGA
- the folE gene encoding GTP cyclohydrolase I FolE: MNSDNKPTRAEVEAAVKTILRWTGDDPSRDGLKETPSRVTKAFEEYFRGYDQDPVAILQKTFEEIEGYDEMIVLRGIRFESHCEHHMAPIIGRAWVGYIPDGRVVGISKLARVVDAYAKRLQIQEKMTAQIANTIQDVLQPQGVAVMIKAEHHCMTTRGVMKPGTDMVTSRMLGAFRDNPITRQEFLAIVTEDTKTA; the protein is encoded by the coding sequence ATGAATTCAGATAACAAGCCGACGCGCGCCGAGGTTGAAGCAGCCGTCAAGACAATCCTCCGCTGGACGGGCGACGATCCTTCGCGCGATGGCCTGAAGGAAACGCCTTCCCGCGTGACGAAGGCATTCGAAGAATATTTCCGCGGCTACGACCAGGACCCGGTGGCGATCCTCCAGAAGACCTTCGAAGAGATCGAAGGTTATGACGAGATGATCGTGCTCCGCGGCATTCGCTTCGAAAGTCATTGCGAGCATCACATGGCGCCGATCATCGGCCGCGCTTGGGTCGGCTATATCCCCGATGGCCGCGTCGTCGGCATCTCCAAGCTCGCCCGTGTTGTTGATGCCTACGCCAAGCGTCTCCAGATCCAGGAGAAGATGACCGCTCAGATCGCCAACACGATCCAGGACGTGCTGCAGCCGCAGGGCGTGGCCGTCATGATCAAGGCCGAGCATCACTGCATGACGACGCGCGGTGTGATGAAGCCCGGCACCGACATGGTGACGAGCAGAATGCTCGGCGCCTTCCGCGACAACCCGATCACACGTCAGGAGTTTCTGGCGATCGTGACGGAGGATACGAAGACGGCTTAA